A window of the Brassica oleracea var. oleracea cultivar TO1000 chromosome C1, BOL, whole genome shotgun sequence genome harbors these coding sequences:
- the LOC106323120 gene encoding probable protein S-acyltransferase 13, whose product MAWNVFKYCTALRALGSIMILVVIGIIGFTYYALVVANYGPSLFLGGFDSLLALLVLALFHFLLIMLLWSYFSVVVTDPGGVPPGWRPELDIEKSDGNQEYSSLTVGDSSSHIVRYCRKCNQYKPPRSHHCSVCGRCILKMDHHCVWVVNCVGAKNYKSFLLFLFYTFLETTVVAISLFPVFLVFFTDGDSDVTVSPGSLAATFVAFVLNITFALSVLGFLIMHIMLVIRNTTTIEAYEKHTAPNSPYNLGRKQNFEQVFGKDKLYWFVPLYTEDDMKRMPALRGLDFTSRSEESEPLQSL is encoded by the exons ATGGCGTGGAACGTGTTCAAGTACTGCACAGCACTTCGCGCGTTGGGCTCGATCATGATCCTAGTCGTAATCGGGATCATCGGATTCACATACTACGCCCTCGTCGTCGCGAATTACGGACCTTCTCTGTTCCTCGGTGGTTTCGATTCACTACTTGCTCTTCTCGTCTTAGCGCTCTTTCACTTTCTG CTTATAATGTTATTGTGGAGTTATTTCTCTGTTGTTGTGACGGACCCTGGTGGTGTTCCACCGGGATGGAGACCGGAGCTAGACATAGAGAAAAGCGACGGAAACCAAGAGTACTCATCACTTACGGTTGGAGATTCCTCCTCTCATATTGTAAGATACTGCCGGAAGTGCAATCAATATAAACCCCCTCGTTCTCACCATTGTTCTGTCT GTGGAAGATGCATTCTAAAGATGGACCATCACTGTGTTTGGGTTGTTAATTGTGTTGGGGCAAAGAACTACAAGTCTTTTCTCCTTTTCTTG TTTTACACATTTCTTGAGACAACGGTGGTTGCAATATCACTGTTTCCTGTTTTCCTCGTTTTCTTTACCGATGGAGACAGTGATGTCACCGTATCACCAGGAAGCCTAGCAGCCACTTTTGTTGCATTTG TATTGAACATAACATTTGCGCTAAGTGTCCTAGGCTTCCTAATCATGCACATAATGTTGGTCATCCGTAACACCACAACTATTGAG GCGTATGAGAAACATACAGCTCCTAACTCTCCTTATAACCTTGGTCGTAAGCAAAACTTTGAACAG GTTTTTGGAAAGGATAAACTGTATTGGTTCGTGCCATTGTACACAGAAGACGATATGAAGAGGATGCCAGCACTTCGAGGGTTAGACTTCACGAGCAGGTCCGAGGAGTCTGAGCCGCTTCAGTCTCTATGA
- the LOC106323132 gene encoding methylsterol monooxygenase 1-3: MIPYPTVQDASVALGRNLTLFETVWFDYSATKSDFHVYCHTILVLFLVFSLAPLPFVFVELTGWFERFKIQPKVKYSLSDMFLCYKEVMKLFLRVVGTLQFVTYPSIQMAGIRSGLPLPSLMEIVAQLVVYFLIEDYTNYWIHRWLHCKWGYEKIHRVHHEYTSPIGYASPYAHWAEVLLLGIPTFLGPAIAPGHIMTFWLWISLRQMEAIETHSGYDLPWTLTKLVPFYGGAEYHDYHHYVGGKSQSNFASVFTYCDYIYGTDKGYRVHKKLLQQIKEEADQKGGRKYD, from the exons ATGATCCCTTACCCAACCGTCCAAGACGCGTCCGTAGCTTTAGGACGGAACCTGACTTTGTTCGAGACGGTTTGGTTCGATTACTCAGCTACCAAATCTGATTTCCATGTCTATTGCCACACCATTTTAGTACTCTTTCTCGTCTTTTCTCTCGCTCCTCTCCCTTTTGTGTTTGTTGAATTGACTGGCTGGTTCGAGCGGTTCAAGATTCAGCCGAAGGTGAAGTATTCGTTGTCTGATATGTTTCTGTGTTATAAAGAGGTTATGAAGCTGTTCCTTCGTGTAGTCGGCACGTTGCAATTCGTTACTTATCCTTCCATCCAG ATGGCTGGGATTCGAAGTGGATTGCCATTACCATCGTTAATGGAGATAGTAGCACAATTAGTGGTTTACTTCTTGATAGAAGATTACACTAACTACTGGATCCATAGATGGTTGCATTGCAAATGGGGTTATGAGAAGATACATCGAGTCCATCACGAGTACACATCTCCAATCGGATATGCATCGCCATATGCACACTGGGCCGAGGTCCTGCTTCTTGGGATCCCGACGTTTCTTGGACCGGCGATTGCACCTGGCCACATTATGACCTTTTGGTTATGGATAAGCTTACGTCAAATGGAGGCCATAGAAACTCACAGCGG ATATGATCTTCCATGGACTCTGACAAAACTGGTTCCATTCTACGGTGGAGCTGAGTATCATGATTATCATCACTACGTTGGAGGAAAAAGTCAGAGCAACTTTGCTTCAGTTTTTACTTATTGCGACTATATCTATGGAACTGACAAA GGCTATCGAGTCCATAAGAAGCTTCTTCAGCAG ATTAAGGAGGAAGCTGATCAGAAGGGAGGAAGGAAATATGATTAG